Proteins co-encoded in one Paracrocinitomix mangrovi genomic window:
- a CDS encoding UvrD-helicase domain-containing protein produces the protein MTLTIIESALKIYNASAGSGKTYTLVREYLRIILTTEDPSKFRRILAMTFTNKAANEMKQRVLQKLIQLAKSPQNKSQDDWAELKSFAETFELSEDKLMSNAERCLNQILHNYSLFSVMTIDKFTHKVIRTFARELGLSLDFNVELDLDTIRSNVADLLFDQIGRDDEVTKLMIAYADNLLSDDKGWNFKSDLVDFSRQLYKEDSLKAIRALSDLNGDDFIKIKNKLIEDRAKFENTLVRIGTEALDLIHAKNLDETDFKGASRGVTSFFKKLKNKEFKAPSDTIYKYCNEDSWANAKSYNTATVDEITPLLKKYFDQAVQMIEEKLGDYLLQKELLKNINNLSLMKHLLAITDDLKEEENILLISDFYKKIAGIIADEPVPFIYERLGVRYDHFLLDEFQDTSHLQWINLVPLLHNSLSEKKFNLIVGDGKQAIYRWRNGEVDQFVQLPNNIYNPENIMSLKEAQSTFKNEGKLLILKDNYRSAPEIVDFNNAFFDYLGPLYGDYIHDIYKEHRQNPIKKHQGYVEFNLIEDKDDQIQLDYVTSVIRQSLAKNFGLKDICVLVRTKSDGTKIAQHLTDLGIKIISAESLHVSKDLHVRFLSNLIAAAANPGNSNHGKKCLEQYHQLFDIQEELFEKKEQFNIFIWLKNQGKEIVPYEQFHSFYEYCEHLIEVLGFDINDNNYLLHFLEQIHQYEKGHGNNIIGFVEWFDDKGRNEAVQSPEGAEAVQVMTIHAAKGLQFPIVICPFFDWNYKGKASEIWLTDGEVLPAYPLLPKSDLKKTIHAADMEIEETKMVMDVLNIVYVALTRPEVALFVSGSTKKQVSLAKHWFEAFINSNQTLGFTEKDKKYFLGIFENKVSKDEDTSHAFDLRFCDQKMHKPPMSTKHGDQWDIHDMDKRRLYGTQLHLVLSELNSLDELESILERNLIKRKIDTEHLDEIRGDLNRLFKHQRFIEYFQAPKSINEKVIIDELGNKHIPDKIILEDNALLIIEFKTGEPDFETHKEQVSTYIKLLKAISGKKVSGEIFYTEDGSVIEVPS, from the coding sequence ATCACTTTAACAATTATCGAATCAGCACTTAAAATATACAATGCTTCTGCGGGAAGTGGTAAAACTTATACGCTTGTAAGAGAGTATCTGAGAATTATTCTCACCACTGAAGATCCATCTAAATTCAGGCGGATTTTGGCAATGACCTTTACCAACAAGGCTGCCAATGAAATGAAGCAAAGAGTACTTCAAAAACTGATTCAATTAGCTAAATCTCCTCAAAATAAAAGCCAGGATGACTGGGCAGAATTAAAGTCTTTTGCGGAAACTTTTGAATTGTCAGAAGACAAATTGATGTCTAATGCTGAAAGGTGCTTGAATCAAATTTTGCACAATTACAGCTTGTTTTCTGTGATGACTATTGACAAGTTTACCCATAAAGTAATCAGAACCTTTGCACGTGAACTGGGCTTGTCATTAGACTTTAATGTTGAACTAGATTTAGACACTATTAGAAGCAATGTTGCCGACCTACTTTTTGATCAAATTGGAAGAGATGATGAAGTGACTAAGTTGATGATTGCTTATGCGGACAATTTATTGAGTGATGACAAAGGATGGAACTTTAAAAGTGATTTGGTTGATTTTTCAAGGCAACTTTACAAGGAAGATTCACTAAAAGCCATTAGAGCACTAAGTGACTTAAACGGAGATGACTTTATTAAGATTAAAAATAAACTGATTGAAGACCGTGCAAAGTTTGAAAATACTTTGGTAAGAATTGGGACAGAAGCACTTGATTTGATTCACGCCAAAAATCTTGATGAAACTGATTTTAAAGGAGCTAGTAGAGGGGTGACTTCTTTCTTTAAAAAACTTAAAAACAAAGAATTTAAGGCTCCTTCAGATACCATATATAAATATTGCAATGAAGATTCATGGGCCAATGCAAAAAGCTACAATACAGCAACTGTAGATGAAATCACACCTCTTTTAAAGAAGTATTTTGATCAGGCAGTACAAATGATTGAGGAAAAGCTGGGAGACTATCTTCTTCAAAAAGAATTGCTCAAGAACATCAATAATCTCTCCCTGATGAAACATCTGTTAGCTATTACAGATGATTTAAAAGAAGAAGAAAACATTTTATTGATTTCTGATTTTTACAAAAAAATAGCAGGAATCATTGCTGATGAACCTGTTCCCTTTATTTATGAGAGATTAGGGGTTAGATACGATCATTTTTTATTGGATGAATTCCAAGACACATCACATCTACAATGGATCAATCTTGTTCCTTTACTTCACAACTCACTTTCTGAAAAGAAATTTAATCTGATAGTTGGAGACGGTAAGCAAGCCATTTACAGATGGAGAAATGGTGAAGTAGATCAATTTGTTCAGTTGCCTAACAACATCTACAACCCAGAAAATATCATGTCTTTAAAAGAGGCCCAAAGCACTTTTAAAAATGAAGGCAAATTATTAATCCTTAAAGACAACTACAGATCTGCGCCTGAAATTGTAGACTTCAACAATGCATTTTTTGATTATTTGGGACCGCTTTACGGAGATTACATTCATGATATTTATAAAGAACACAGGCAAAATCCCATCAAAAAACATCAAGGTTATGTTGAATTTAATCTGATTGAGGACAAAGATGATCAAATTCAGTTGGACTATGTAACCTCCGTAATTAGGCAAAGTTTGGCTAAAAACTTTGGTTTAAAAGACATCTGTGTTTTGGTGAGAACAAAATCAGACGGAACCAAAATTGCGCAGCATCTAACTGATTTGGGGATAAAAATCATCAGTGCAGAAAGCCTCCATGTGAGCAAAGATTTGCATGTCAGATTTCTTTCAAATTTGATTGCTGCAGCAGCAAATCCGGGAAACTCAAATCACGGAAAAAAGTGTTTGGAGCAATATCATCAGTTATTTGATATACAAGAAGAGTTATTTGAGAAGAAAGAGCAATTCAACATCTTTATCTGGCTAAAAAATCAAGGTAAAGAGATTGTTCCATACGAACAATTCCACAGTTTTTATGAATACTGTGAGCACCTGATAGAGGTATTAGGGTTTGACATCAACGATAATAACTACCTACTACATTTCCTTGAGCAAATTCATCAGTATGAAAAAGGACATGGTAACAACATAATTGGTTTTGTTGAATGGTTTGATGATAAGGGACGAAACGAAGCAGTACAAAGTCCCGAAGGTGCTGAAGCCGTTCAGGTAATGACTATTCACGCGGCAAAAGGACTGCAATTTCCAATTGTAATTTGTCCATTTTTTGATTGGAACTACAAAGGAAAAGCAAGTGAAATTTGGTTGACAGATGGAGAAGTGCTTCCGGCATATCCTCTTTTACCAAAAAGTGATTTAAAAAAGACTATCCATGCCGCTGACATGGAAATTGAAGAAACCAAAATGGTGATGGATGTGTTGAACATTGTTTATGTGGCACTCACCCGACCAGAAGTAGCACTTTTTGTTTCGGGTAGTACAAAGAAGCAAGTTTCACTGGCAAAACATTGGTTTGAGGCATTTATCAATTCAAATCAAACACTTGGTTTTACTGAAAAAGACAAGAAATACTTTTTGGGAATTTTTGAAAACAAAGTCTCAAAAGATGAAGATACTTCACATGCTTTTGACTTGAGATTTTGTGATCAAAAAATGCATAAGCCACCTATGAGCACAAAACATGGCGACCAATGGGATATCCATGACATGGACAAAAGAAGGCTTTATGGAACACAACTGCATCTGGTACTTTCAGAGCTCAATAGCTTGGATGAATTGGAGAGTATCTTGGAACGCAACCTTATTAAGAGAAAAATTGATACGGAGCATTTAGATGAAATAAGAGGAGATTTAAATAGACTATTCAAACACCAACGTTTTATAGAATATTTTCAAGCTCCAAAGAGCATCAATGAAAAGGTAATTATTGATGAGCTAGGCAACAAACACATACCAGACAAGATAATTCTTGAAGACAACGCACTGCTCATTATAGAGTTTAAAACCGGAGAGCCGGATTTTGAAACCCACAAAGAACAGGTATCCACTTACATTAAATTACTGAAAGCCATCTCAGGCAAAAAAGTAAGTGGTGAGATATTTTATACTGAAGACGGATCAGTTATTGAGGTTCCATCCTAA
- a CDS encoding helix-hairpin-helix domain-containing protein yields MKHLLFIISLFIFTLGWAQSEEEKQRIIEQRIEFIGDNLEDSDIDLTTYFDELYYFFDNPINLNNTNFEELKKLRLLSDLQISYLLNYLDQNGQMLTIYELNAVETIDKTTLEMILPFVTLGEIEKEDFKWKNAFKYSKNEVFLRYEQVLSQKAGYTDPQNDSLVDANKQYLGSPQKYYLRFRSTYKDRLSYGLTAEKDAGEEFFKGANKYGFDFYSAHFFVNDLWKFKKLAVGDFQVNFGQGLTMWSGFGIGKSADVFNARRYAYGLRPYTSVNENQFLRGVGVNLDLGEKLDFTAFASYKRIDANINAVDSTDIFDNSFSSFQTSGYHRTVNEMDDKGQVGEFITGGEFAYRGKRFRIGVSSVFSSYDQPLNANLQPYNLYKFNGQQLLTSGINYRYYFRKLSFFGETSMSDNVKFGTVNGIAWHADPKLDLLVIYRNYDKAFQSLYSRAFGESSDNSSERGLYFGIQARLSKRVSATAYYDQFQYTSFKWLTDDLSEGREVFAQVNFNISRRASFYVRFRNKVTERDTKDDITGIDEQVKLNKTNIRVNYDQRINDRISLKSRVEWTRFLFDKDESNGLLLFQDLIFSFRKVPLKLYTRLAVFDADTYDARIYAYENDLLYVFSIPSYYNRGMRTYLMAKYEIGGMFDIWARVGLWNYQNVETISSGLEEIDGHNKLDLKIQVKMRF; encoded by the coding sequence ATGAAGCATTTGTTGTTCATTATATCACTTTTCATTTTCACATTGGGATGGGCTCAAAGTGAAGAAGAGAAGCAACGTATTATTGAGCAAAGAATTGAATTTATTGGCGATAATCTGGAGGATTCAGACATTGATTTGACTACCTATTTTGATGAGTTATATTACTTTTTTGATAATCCAATCAACTTAAACAATACCAATTTTGAGGAGTTAAAAAAGCTACGCTTATTGTCAGATTTACAAATCTCTTATCTGCTTAATTATTTGGATCAAAATGGACAAATGTTGACTATTTATGAGTTGAATGCGGTAGAGACCATTGACAAAACAACACTTGAAATGATCCTGCCTTTTGTCACTTTGGGGGAAATTGAAAAAGAAGACTTTAAATGGAAAAATGCTTTTAAATACTCAAAAAATGAAGTGTTTTTAAGATATGAACAAGTACTTAGCCAAAAAGCAGGATATACCGACCCTCAAAACGATTCATTAGTTGACGCAAACAAACAATATTTAGGTTCTCCTCAAAAGTATTATTTAAGATTTAGAAGCACTTATAAAGATAGGCTAAGCTATGGATTAACGGCTGAAAAAGATGCCGGTGAAGAGTTTTTTAAAGGGGCCAATAAATATGGATTTGATTTTTATTCAGCTCACTTTTTTGTCAATGATTTATGGAAGTTTAAAAAGTTGGCAGTTGGTGATTTTCAAGTAAACTTTGGTCAGGGACTTACCATGTGGTCTGGATTTGGAATAGGTAAATCTGCAGATGTGTTTAATGCCAGAAGATATGCTTACGGATTAAGACCCTATACTTCAGTTAATGAAAATCAATTCTTAAGAGGAGTTGGGGTTAATTTGGATTTGGGTGAGAAGTTGGATTTTACAGCCTTTGCTTCTTACAAAAGAATTGATGCCAATATCAATGCTGTTGATTCTACAGATATTTTTGACAACAGCTTTAGTTCATTCCAAACTTCAGGGTATCACAGAACGGTAAATGAAATGGACGATAAAGGACAAGTAGGTGAATTTATTACCGGTGGTGAGTTTGCATACAGAGGCAAGCGTTTTAGAATAGGAGTGTCATCAGTTTTCTCTTCTTACGATCAGCCTTTAAATGCCAATTTACAACCTTATAATCTCTACAAGTTTAATGGCCAACAGTTGCTGACATCAGGAATTAATTACCGTTATTATTTCAGAAAATTGTCATTTTTTGGAGAAACATCAATGTCTGACAATGTTAAGTTTGGAACCGTAAACGGAATTGCCTGGCATGCAGATCCAAAATTGGATTTATTGGTGATTTACAGAAATTACGATAAAGCTTTTCAATCACTTTATTCTAGGGCTTTTGGTGAGTCATCTGACAATTCATCAGAAAGAGGTTTGTATTTCGGAATTCAAGCTAGATTGAGCAAAAGAGTATCGGCAACTGCTTATTATGATCAATTTCAATACACAAGTTTTAAATGGTTGACAGATGATTTATCTGAAGGAAGAGAAGTTTTTGCTCAAGTAAACTTCAATATTAGCAGAAGAGCAAGTTTTTATGTGAGGTTTAGAAATAAGGTAACGGAGAGGGATACAAAAGATGATATTACCGGAATTGACGAACAAGTAAAATTAAATAAAACCAATATTAGGGTTAATTACGATCAACGTATAAATGACCGTATTTCATTGAAGTCCAGAGTAGAATGGACCAGGTTTTTATTTGATAAAGATGAGAGTAATGGTTTGTTACTATTTCAAGATTTAATATTTTCGTTTAGGAAAGTACCATTGAAACTGTACACAAGATTAGCTGTATTTGATGCAGATACCTATGATGCACGCATCTATGCATATGAAAATGATCTTTTGTATGTTTTCAGCATTCCCTCATATTACAATAGGGGGATGAGAACTTACCTAATGGCGAAATATGAAATTGGGGGCATGTTTGACATTTGGGCAAGGGTAGGTTTGTGGAACTACCAAAATGTGGAAACCATTTCTTCTGGATTAGAGGAAATTGATGGACACAATAAACTGGATCTTAAGATTCAGGTGAAAATGCGCTTTTGA
- a CDS encoding sensor histidine kinase, whose product MNLIKLPNTAYQNYFDQTKFNLTWRINLFIFGTNLILIPIMYFLSIDEMIGLLVSSCFALTYQIILYKTRKYKIIAIVWVVNGVLSIAASILLVPTVMHLTDLIFMFMSITYAFFILGNLAGILVSAGNLISLTTYLVFQFNEDLKNFQSIDSIMIVKAVAISIYGLAITAYIFYTFLKLNKYATDKYIEANKALEVQNEIVEKQNAEKSVMLREIHHRVKNNLQVITSLLRLQSYEEDEDGKSMATFNEAIRRVSAMSLIHEKIYQSEDLAQLDFQDYIQSLMKELIESYDISKEVELNIQSHPFNLSNRYFVPIALLCNELISNSLKHAFAERMQGRIEVEITYDGEKQINMSYSDNGNWKPGESKSTFGMELIDALVDQLNGTFERKTDEGGTHYHFIMRDLNKN is encoded by the coding sequence ATGAACCTCATTAAACTCCCTAATACCGCCTATCAAAATTATTTTGATCAGACCAAGTTTAATTTAACCTGGAGGATCAATCTATTCATTTTTGGAACCAACCTGATTTTGATTCCTATCATGTATTTTTTGTCAATAGATGAGATGATAGGGTTGTTGGTTTCATCTTGTTTTGCGCTTACATATCAAATTATTTTGTACAAAACTAGAAAGTACAAAATAATTGCAATTGTCTGGGTAGTAAATGGGGTGCTTTCTATTGCAGCTTCAATACTCCTGGTGCCAACAGTTATGCATTTGACTGATCTCATTTTCATGTTCATGTCAATAACATACGCTTTCTTTATTTTGGGGAATTTGGCGGGGATATTGGTTTCTGCCGGGAACCTAATCAGTTTGACAACTTATCTTGTATTTCAGTTCAATGAGGATTTAAAGAATTTTCAGAGTATTGACAGCATAATGATTGTAAAGGCTGTTGCCATTTCAATTTATGGATTGGCCATTACAGCTTATATATTCTATACTTTCTTAAAACTCAATAAGTACGCTACAGATAAATACATTGAAGCAAATAAAGCTTTGGAAGTACAAAATGAAATAGTTGAAAAGCAAAATGCAGAGAAATCAGTAATGCTAAGAGAAATTCATCACCGCGTAAAAAACAACTTACAGGTAATAACTAGTTTATTGAGATTGCAATCGTATGAGGAGGATGAAGATGGAAAAAGCATGGCTACCTTTAATGAGGCTATTAGAAGAGTTTCAGCCATGTCTTTAATTCATGAAAAAATCTATCAATCTGAGGATCTGGCTCAACTTGATTTTCAAGATTACATACAATCTCTGATGAAAGAATTGATTGAATCATATGATATCTCTAAGGAGGTAGAACTAAATATTCAATCGCACCCATTTAATTTGTCAAATCGATATTTTGTTCCAATAGCGCTTTTGTGCAATGAGTTAATCTCAAATAGCCTTAAGCATGCTTTTGCTGAGAGAATGCAAGGGAGAATTGAGGTTGAAATTACATACGACGGCGAAAAGCAAATTAACATGAGCTATTCGGATAATGGCAACTGGAAACCGGGTGAAAGTAAATCTACCTTTGGGATGGAATTGATTGATGCTTTGGTTGATCAGCTGAACGGTACATTTGAAAGAAAAACGGATGAAGGTGGAACCCATTATCATTTTATAATGCGTGATTTAAATAAAAATTAA